In the genome of Kwoniella shivajii chromosome 5, complete sequence, one region contains:
- a CDS encoding pre-mRNA-processing ATP-dependent RNA helicase PRP5: MPRSPRRSRSPEGRRSSHKGHRSPSPSRYERSYGGSSRRSDDRKGSRYDDEHYTSRDRERERDKDRTRDRDRDRERDRYRGEDDRDRRRRDERDDRRRPDDRDQRDRDRERERERDDRRREPERRDVASRINGRTRSPSPVRKAPSSPAVRTPITDIGTPASGSPVPETEEDKKRKAKERLEAWKKQRALKEGKTTTNTTTSTPEPTPKPTTTISSPAPPLKSGLPNKPTAFSLSRIGLPLKAGPTPLKRSLAATLDDEETSDRKLPNLGDLPEFNPEVQSGEAAQIDAIGDDMAIAEGDENEHDDIKPDVTGNENGDGHENVVESDQMEIDKKPEEVKEEEEEEDPLDAFMRNNVDQVVQVDTADVKRMGLRQTGDESDDEEEKVKVEDKLAEAEALLQQAAAKSRKKDLPPPDHSKIDYEPFRKAFYNPPVEVAELDEEDAELLRLEMDGIKIRGQDAPKPVKNWGAYGLPTGCLDVIRHHGWETPTSIQAQAIPAIMSGRDVIGIAKTGSGKTVAFLLPMFRHVRDQRPVTGNEGPIAVVMSPTRELATQIYKECQSFMKLLNIRVTCCVGGSSISEDIAAMKKGAEVVVCTPGRMIDLLTANNGRVTNLRRTTYMVMDEADRMFDMGFEPQVMKIVNNVRPEAQKVLFSATFPKTMESLARKVLVKPLEITVGGRSVVAPEIDQRVEVREPDSKFTRLLEILGEMGELHKDDEEDFRTLIFVDRQESADDLFRDLLQRGYVCASLHGGKEQIDRDEAIKNFKNGDVPIIVATSVAARGLDVKELKLVINYDCPNHMEDYVHRAGRTGRAGNTGVCITFITPSQEKFSVDIVRALEASKAFISDDLKKMSDNFLGKIKSGKARAAGSGYAGKGLEKLERVRVEKDQAEKHTYGDTSEALSLASREGAVIPYKAKTNEYVKGPENPHKGDADYTFTEIKVEIVHGPAPDRVIGPAVSKVAMASLPAQTIAALEKAKKEGRTVDAEKLAKVVARLTQSIELTKAEKLGLAQPAGTNISGVRTKDPDATDYHAIFPINDYPQKARWKATNKEQMTLLQEISGASITMKGLYYPPGTEPGTGEEPKLSLLIESNDEHRVRAAVDEIRRNLVEASVAALNTADRQPGGSGRYAV, from the exons ATGCCTCGATCACCCCGTCGTTCCAGGTCACCGGAAGGTAGGAGAAGCAGTCATAAGGGACACAGAAGTCCTTCTCCATCACGGTACGAGCGTTCTTACGGTGGATCGTCGAGGAGGTCTGACGATAGAAAAGGTTCTCGATATGACGACGAGCACTATACATCAAGagacagagaaagagaaagagacaagGATAGGActagagatagagatagagatagagaaagggatagatATCGTGGTGAGGATGATCGTGatagacgaagaagagatgagagGGATGACAGAAGACGTCCCGATGATAGAGATCAACGAGATCGTGACCGTGAACGGGAACGAGAACGAGATGATCGTCGTAGAGAACCTGAAAGGAGAGATGTAGCATCTCGAATAAATGGTCGTACacgttcaccttcacccGTTCGAAAAGCACCTTCATCTCCGGCCGTCAGAACTCCCATAACGGATATCGGTACACCCGCAAGCGGTTCCCCTGTACCTGAAACTGAAGAGGataagaaaaggaaagcGAAAGAACGCTTAGAAGCTTGGAAAAAACAAAGAgcattgaaagaaggtaaaactACCACAAATACAACTACATCAACCCCTGAACCAACTCCAAAACCTACAACAACTATATCAAGTCCCGCCCCTCCTCTCAAAT CTGGATTACCGAATAAGCCTACCGCATTCTCTTTATCTCGTATTGGACTTCCATTGAAAGCTGGACCTACACCTTTGAAACGTTCTTTAGCAGCTACACTAGACGACGAGGAAACGTCAGATAGGAAACTGCCGAATCTGGGAGATTTACCTGAATTTAACCCTGAAGTACAAAGTGGAGAAGCTGCTCAAATAGATGCtattggagatgatatggCCATTGCCGAAGGTGACGAAAAcgaacatgatgatatcaagcCTGATGTAACCGGAAACGAAAACGGAGATGGGCATGAGAATGTGGttgaatcagatcaaatGGAGATTGATAAGAAGCCcgaagaggtaaaagaggaggaggaagaagaagatcctctAGACGCTTTTATGAGGAATAACGTGGATCAAGTGGTGCAAGTGGATACTGCGGATGTTAAGAGAATGGGATTAAGGCAAACTGgagatgaaagtgatgatgaggaagaaaaagtaaaGGTTGAAGACAAATTGGCTGAAGCAGAAGCTCTTTTACA GCAAGCAGCTGCCAAATCCCGGAAGAAGGATTTACCACCTCCAGATCACTCCAAAATTGATTATGAGCCTTTCCGTAAGGCCTTCTATAATCCACCTGTTGAAGTGGCCgaattagatgaagaggatgcaGAACTTTTGAGACTGGAGATGGATGGTATCAAGATCAGGGGACAAGACGCACCCAAACCTGTGAAAAATTGGGGTGCTTACGGTCTTCCAACGGGATG CCTCGATGTTATACGTCATCATGGTTGGGAAACTCCAACATCCATTCAAGCTCAGGCTATTCCCGCTATTATGTCAGGTCGAGACGTCATTGGTATCGCGAAaacaggttcaggtaaaactGTCGCTTTCCTCCTTCCTATGTTCAGACATGTTCGAGATCAAAGGCCAGTCACAGGTAATGAAGGTCCCATAGCGGTAGTTATGTCTCCTACTCGAGAATTGGCAACTCAGATTTACAAGGAATGCCAATCGTTCATGAAACTTCTCAATATCAGA GTCACATGCTGTGTTGGCGGTTCGTCCATTTCTGAAGATATAGCAgcgatgaagaaaggagcAGAAGTCGTCGTTTGTACTCCTGGACGAATGATTGACCTCCTCACAGCAAATAATGGACGTGTCACGAATCTCCGAAGAACGACTTACATGGTTATGGACGAAGCCGATCGCATGTTTGATATGGGCTTCGAGCCAcaagtgatgaagatcgTCAACAATGTACGACCAGAGGCGCAGAAAGTATTATTCTCTGCGACGTTCCCCAAAACCATGGAATCTCTAGCTCGAAAGGTATTAGTTAAACCACTGGAAATTACAGTCGGTGGAAGATCAGTTGTCGCACCTGAAATTGATCAGAGAGTCGAAGTTAGAGAGCCGGATTCTAAATTCACTAGACTGTTGGAGATCTTAGGCGAAATGGGTGAATTAcataaagatgatgaagaagatttcaGGACATTGATATTTGTCGATAGGCAAGAATCAGCGGATGACCTATTCAGAGATTTACTTCAAAGAGGTTATGTTTGTGCGTCCCTACATGGTGGAAAGGAACAGATTGATCGAGATGAAGCAATTAAGAACTTCAAAAATGGTGATGTACCAATAATAGTCGCTACATCCGTTGCCGCAAGAGGTTTGGATGTCAAAGAATTGAAACTTGTCATA AACTACGACTGTCCCAATCATATGGAAGATTATGTGCATAGAGCCGGTCGAACGGGTCGTGCTGGTAATACAGGTGTCtgtatcactttcatcactCCTTCCCAGGAGAAATTTTCTGTGGATATTGTTCGAGCGTTGGAAGCGAGTAAAGCGTTCATTTCCGATGATCTCAAAAAGATGTCCGATA ACTTCCTCGGCAAGATCAAATCCGGCAAAGCCCGAGCAGCGGGTAGCGGATATGCTGGAAAAGGTCTTGAGAAATTGGAACGAGTAAGAGTCGAGAAGGATCAAGCCGAGAAACACACCTACGGAGATACATCGGAAGCATTATCGCTTGCGTCAAGAGAAGGTGCAGTCATACCATATAAAGCGAAAACCAACGAATACGTCAAAGGTCCTGAGAACCCGCATAAGGGAGACGCCGATTATACTTTCACGGAAATCAAGGTTGAGATCGTTCATGGACCTGCACCTGATCGAGTCATTGGTCCAGCAGTCTCGAAAGTCGCGATGGCATCATTACCTGCTCAAACCATAGCTGCACTagaaaaagccaagaaagaaggtagaacAGTCGATGCTGAGAAATTAGCGAAAGTAGTAGCGAGGTTAACTCAATCTATCGAATTGACAAAAGCAGAGAAATTGGGATTGGCACAACCTGCAGGAACCAATATATCTGGAGTTCGAACAAAAGATCCAGATGCAACTGATTATCATGCAATCTTCCCTATAAACGATTATCCTCAAAAAGCAAGATGGAAAGCTACGAATAAAGAACAAATGACTTTATTACAGGAAATATCAGGGGCAAGTATAACTATGAAAGGTTTATATTACCCTCCAGGAACAGAACCTGGAACAGGAGAAGAACCGAAATTGAGTTTACTCATTGAAAGTAATGATGAACATAGAGTGAGGGCTGCTGTTGACGAGATCAGAAGAAACTTGGTTGAAGCTTCAGTGGCTGCATTGAAC ACTGCCGATAGACAACCGggtggaagtggtagatACGCTGTGTAG